The DNA region ATCCATTCAAAGCGCAATCCGTCCCCCTTTTTGCGTGGGATGACGTGAATATGGAGATGCGGGATTACCTGCCCGGCGCACCGGTTATTATTAATAAGCAGATTATAGCCTTCCGCCCCGGTTCCTTTGGCCACCGCGCCGATGACTTTATGAGCGGTTTTCATGAATTCCGCCATGGCTTCAGGCGGAGCATCGAGAAACTCCGGGTAGTGTCCTTTGGAAATAACGAGCGTGTGCCCCGCGGCAACCGGATTGATATCAAGAATAGCCAAGGCGTTTTCGTCTTCGTATAATTTTGAGGAGGGGATCTCGCCCTTTATGATTTTACAGAAGACGCAGTCCATATTTATTTATGAATATCCCCTTTCTCCCGCAGAAGCGGAATCAGGGGACGCTTGAATCTATTTACTTTAGTAGAAGCGCTATTTGCTGGTAGAGGCTACCTTTTTCTTTTCCTTCTTGCCTTTTTCCTTTTCGGCTTCCGGTCTGACAACGAGCTCTAAGATGGCGCGTTCGCCGTCATCGCCTAACCTGCGCGAAGCCCATTTGCCGGCTTTCTTCTCGCCTGACCAGCGGCTTCCGCCCAGGCGCATTATCCGGGTATAGCCGCCGTTCCGGTCTTTAAAGCGCGGTCCTATCTCCGCGAAGAGCTTCTTGACCATGGCTTTATCCTGAATATACGAAAGAACATAACGGTAATTGGACAGGGTCATAGTTTTTCCGCG from Planctomycetota bacterium includes:
- a CDS encoding HIT family protein, whose product is MDCVFCKIIKGEIPSSKLYEDENALAILDINPVAAGHTLVISKGHYPEFLDAPPEAMAEFMKTAHKVIGAVAKGTGAEGYNLLINNNRCAGQVIPHLHIHVIPRKKGDGLRFEWIPRPYPEGGMEKIAKAIKAYFS
- the rplQ gene encoding 50S ribosomal protein L17 encodes the protein MRHGEKGRKLGVTTSHRHMMARHIVSSLFKHERIVTTIDRAKEFRHLAEKLITRGKTMTLSNYRYVLSYIQDKAMVKKLFAEIGPRFKDRNGGYTRIMRLGGSRWSGEKKAGKWASRRLGDDGERAILELVVRPEAEKEKGKKEKKKVASTSK